The Deinococcus arcticus genome has a segment encoding these proteins:
- a CDS encoding ribose-phosphate diphosphokinase, translated as MSAPHRAPSALLQSRRSPLLVFAGQSNRPLAHAICDHLGVPLGESTTEKFSNDNIIVHYEQSLREGDVFIVQTFSTPVSDSIMELMLMIDAAKSASAGRVTAVIPYYSYARSDKKDNPRISIAGRLIADLLQEAGADRILTMTLHAPQVHGFFKVPVDHLSADVVLAQHFKKSVPDAHNGVVLAPDAGSIKRASQIARRLDSGLAMIDKERLSDTEVRPRALIGDVDGKTVFIVDDEISTAGSLVETVNIARSMGAKDVYVAVTHGVYTGPAIQRIAALNVTQVASTNTVLVPQSKIDNAGGRLAVLDVAPLFANAIVNIHTGASVSTLFS; from the coding sequence TTGTCCGCCCCCCACCGCGCTCCGTCCGCCCTGCTGCAAAGTCGCCGTTCACCCCTGCTGGTCTTCGCCGGGCAGAGTAACCGTCCGCTGGCGCACGCCATCTGCGACCACCTGGGGGTGCCGCTGGGCGAAAGCACCACCGAGAAGTTCTCCAACGACAACATCATCGTTCACTACGAGCAGTCGCTGCGCGAAGGCGACGTGTTTATCGTGCAGACCTTCTCCACGCCGGTCAGCGACTCGATCATGGAACTGATGCTGATGATTGACGCGGCCAAGAGCGCCAGTGCCGGGCGGGTCACGGCGGTTATTCCCTACTACTCCTACGCGCGCAGTGACAAGAAGGACAACCCCCGCATCTCCATCGCCGGGCGTCTGATTGCCGACCTGCTGCAGGAAGCCGGCGCCGACCGCATTCTGACCATGACCCTGCACGCTCCGCAGGTGCACGGCTTTTTCAAGGTGCCGGTGGATCACCTCTCGGCGGACGTGGTGCTGGCGCAGCATTTCAAGAAGTCGGTGCCGGACGCCCACAACGGCGTGGTGCTGGCCCCCGACGCCGGCAGCATCAAGCGCGCGTCCCAGATTGCCCGGCGCCTGGATTCGGGCCTTGCCATGATTGACAAGGAGCGCCTGTCCGACACCGAGGTGCGCCCGCGCGCCCTGATCGGGGACGTGGACGGCAAGACCGTGTTTATTGTGGACGACGAGATCAGCACGGCCGGCAGCCTCGTGGAAACGGTCAACATTGCGCGCAGCATGGGGGCCAAGGACGTGTACGTGGCCGTCACCCACGGCGTGTATACCGGCCCGGCCATCCAGCGCATTGCCGCCCTGAATGTCACGCAGGTGGCCAGCACGAACACGGTGCTGGTGCCCCAGAGCAAGATTGACAACGCGGGTGGCCGCCTGGCCGTGCTGGACGTGGCGCCGCTGTTTGCCAACGCCATTGTCAACATCCACACCGGCGCGAGCGTGAGCACGCTGTTCAGCTGA
- a CDS encoding phytoene desaturase family protein, with protein sequence MTLDAVIVGAGPNGLSAAITLARAGLRVQVLETHGQVGGGLQSRALTLPGFVHDYGSAIHPLAVASPAFRQWPLHAFGLRWVHPDAPVAHPLPGGAALLERDLHATAAGLGPDGPAWVRLFAPLVREHEALLEDILRPLPRVPRHPLLLARFGLRGLPSAAWISQTHFRTPQARALWAGLAAHTTLPLTTPGTAAMTLVLGLLAHAVGWPFPAGGAQALADALHAYLRHLGGEVHTGVTVRGPGNLPPARVTLVDSSPRVLLALLGDRAPARYRAALEGFRYGPGIQKFDYALSGPVPWQDPRVARAATVHVGGPAPEIAAAEAVAAQRIPARPYVLTAQHTLFDPSRAPAGQHTFWAYTHIPNGSAGDAQGAVEAQLERFAPGFGERVLACTRTTAAQLQGFSPVFQGGDVNGGRGDLWGLLARPVPSATPYRTPVKGVYLCSSATPPGGGIHGMAGYHAALAALKDEFRLQATP encoded by the coding sequence ATGACCCTGGACGCCGTGATCGTGGGGGCCGGGCCCAATGGGCTGTCAGCGGCCATAACGCTGGCGCGCGCTGGCCTGCGCGTGCAGGTGCTCGAAACGCACGGTCAGGTGGGCGGCGGTCTGCAAAGCCGCGCGCTGACCCTGCCGGGCTTCGTGCACGATTACGGTTCGGCCATTCACCCGCTGGCCGTGGCCAGCCCGGCCTTCCGGCAGTGGCCCCTGCACGCCTTTGGACTGCGCTGGGTGCACCCCGACGCCCCTGTGGCCCACCCGCTGCCCGGCGGCGCGGCGCTGCTGGAGCGCGACCTGCACGCCACCGCCGCCGGGCTGGGCCCGGACGGCCCGGCCTGGGTGCGGCTGTTCGCCCCCCTGGTGCGCGAGCATGAGGCGCTGCTGGAGGACATTCTGCGGCCTCTGCCCCGGGTGCCGCGCCACCCGCTGCTGCTGGCCCGCTTTGGGCTGCGCGGCCTGCCCAGCGCGGCGTGGATCAGCCAGACGCACTTCCGCACCCCGCAGGCCCGCGCGCTGTGGGCCGGGCTGGCGGCGCACACCACCCTGCCCCTGACCACGCCCGGCACGGCCGCCATGACGCTGGTGCTGGGGCTGCTGGCACACGCGGTGGGCTGGCCCTTTCCGGCCGGCGGCGCGCAGGCCCTGGCCGACGCCCTGCACGCTTACCTGCGCCACCTGGGCGGCGAGGTACATACGGGCGTGACTGTGCGCGGCCCCGGCAACCTGCCTCCGGCCCGGGTGACGCTGGTGGACAGCAGTCCCCGCGTGCTGCTGGCGCTGCTGGGCGACCGGGCCCCCGCCCGTTACCGCGCGGCCCTGGAAGGCTTCCGCTACGGTCCCGGTATTCAGAAATTTGATTACGCGCTCTCCGGGCCGGTGCCGTGGCAGGACCCCCGGGTGGCGCGGGCCGCCACGGTGCATGTGGGCGGCCCCGCCCCAGAGATCGCAGCGGCCGAGGCCGTGGCCGCCCAGCGCATACCGGCGCGGCCCTACGTGCTGACGGCGCAGCACACCCTGTTTGACCCCAGCCGCGCGCCCGCCGGGCAGCACACCTTCTGGGCCTACACCCACATTCCCAACGGCAGCGCCGGGGACGCCCAGGGGGCTGTGGAAGCGCAGCTCGAACGCTTTGCCCCGGGGTTTGGTGAGCGCGTGCTGGCCTGCACCCGCACGACGGCGGCGCAGTTGCAGGGCTTCAGCCCGGTGTTTCAGGGCGGCGACGTGAACGGCGGCCGGGGCGACTTGTGGGGCCTGCTGGCCCGCCCGGTCCCCAGCGCCACGCCCTACCGCACGCCCGTGAAAGGGGTCTACCTGTGCTCCAGCGCGACCCCACCCGGCGGCGGGATTCACGGCATGGCCGGCTACCACGCGGCCCTGGCCGCCCTGAAGGATGAATTCAGGCTGCAGGCCACGCCGTAG